The Polaribacter sp. KT25b genome contains the following window.
GAACCTACAGAACAACTTATTGGAAATTACCTTTTAGTACCAAGAGAATGTGGAGATTGTACAGTATTAGGTAGTAATGTTAAACCAACTTTTTGGATAGATTAAAAAATAAAAACAAACATGAAAAATAAAATAATATTATTTATTTTACTGGTTACAGCATCATTTAATTTTTTTGGCCAAACAAAAATAAATGACAATGAATATGAATATGAAACTTTTAAGTCTTTACCACAAGAAAGTATTTATATACACTCTAATACCAACTTTATTTTAACAGGAGAAAAGTTATTATACAAAGTATATACCGTTAATTCTCTTACTAAAACAAATAGCTCTTTAAGTAAAATTGCTTACGTTGAGTTAATTAATGAACGTAAAGAAAGTGTTCTAAAACAAAAAATACGATTAACAAATGGTATTGGAAAAGGTGATATTTTTATTACTAGTGAAATTGAAACTGGTAATTACAAATTAATTGGTTACACAGAATGGATGAAAAATAATAACTTATTTTTTCAAGAAAGTGTAACAATTATAAATCCTTTTTCTGGCAAAATAATATCCATCAAAAATAAAACTGAAGAAGAAAAAGTTTCAAATAATAAAGAAGGTAAAACTACAGAAAACAATGCTCTTTTAGATTTAAACTTAAAAAGTGATACTTATGGCAAACGACAAAAAGTAGTTCTTAAATTATCTTTAAAAAATAAAGAAAAAATATCTGGAGATTTCTCTGTTTCTGTTAGACAAGTAAATACTATAAAGAAAAATAAAAAACAAAACACTACTCTTTTTACAGAAAGTTTATCAAAATTAAAACCTACAGCTTCTAATTCAACTAACACTATTTACTTACCAGAATTTAGAGGAGAACTAATTAGCGGAAAAATAGAAGCTACAAATGCTTCAATTGAAAATATTAGAATTGGTTTATCATTAATTCAAAAAAATGGAATTTTTAAAATTACTAATACCGATAAAAATGGATTATTTTATTTTAATATTTCTGAAAAATACGATTCTGAAAAAGCATATTTCCAAGTTTTAGAAGATAATAAAGAAGCGTATTCTATTAAAATTACAGAAAATAAAGGTCTAAATTTAAATAACCTTGTTTTTAATCCTATTGAAATAGATACTAAAACTAATGATCTTATTTTAGAGAGAACTGCGCATATTCAAATAGAAAATGCTTTTCATGAGTTAAAACAAGATCCAATTGTAGCACATAAATCTATTGAAAATGTATATGAAAATAAATTTACAACCATAAATTTAGACGATTATACAAGATTTAAAACAATAAGAGAAACAATGGTTGAAATTATTCCTAATTCTTGGGTTACCAAAAATGGAGATAATTATGCTTTTCATGTAAGAGATTACAACAAAACTATTAACTACAATTCTGCACCGCTTTTATTAATTGATGGCTATATAATTACAAATCCAAATGAGTTAATAAAATTTAGCTCAAAAAAAGTAAGCAAAATTTCTATCTCACAAGAAATATTTAAATTTAATTCTAAAATATACGAAGGTGTTATTCGATTTGAAACCTATAAAGGAGATTATACACCAATTGTAACAAAAGGAGTTATAGAAACCAATATTACAAAACCAATAGCATCAAAAGAATATTATACACAAGTTTATGAAAATAATTCAGATACTTTTAAAAGAATTCCAGATTATAGAACACAACTTTTATGGCAACCAAATTTAGATTTAAATCAGCAAGAAATTTCTTTTTTCACGTCTGATGTATCTGGAGATTTTGAAGTATCTATAGAAGGGTTTACATCCAAAGGAACTCCTTTATCTGTTAAAAAAATGATTTATGTAAAATAAACCCAATTAATTGTACTCGAAAAAATATATTTTTCGAGTACAATTAATATTTCTTACAACTCTATTAAATATTCTACTTCCTCTCCTTTAATAGAAGCTCTTAAACGAAATTACATGTATTATTTAGACAATTCGCCTACAGAATTACGTCCTGGAAAATACCAATTAGTACCAAAAAAATGTGGAGATTGTACAGTTCTTGGAAGTAATATTAAACCAACTTTTTGGGTAGATTAATTTAATAATTACAAATTAAAACATCCTAAATACTAATGATCTACAAAACCACGCATAATAACTGTGTTTTTTGTTTACTTTTAATTTTTAAAAAATAAAAGGATTTTGAATTTCTTAGCACACCTCTACTTATCTCAAAATAACCCCAATATTATGATTGGCAATTTTATTGCAGATCATATTAGAGGTAATAATTATGAAGAATATTCTAAAGAAATTCAGCAAGGAATACTTTTACATAGAGAAATAGATACGTTTACAGATGCTCATAAAATTGTTAGAAAAAGCAAAAGACGTTTACATGAAAGATATAGACATTATGATGGCGTAATTATCGATATTTTTTTTGATTATTTTTTAGCTAAAAACTGGGCAGATTATTCTGCAATTCCTTTGGATGTGTATACAAATGCAATCAATCTTTTTTTTGATGAAATTTCATCAGAATTACCTTTAAAATCACAACAATTCATCAAATACATGATTGAATATAACATTCTTTTTAATTATCAATTTCAAGATGGAATTGAAAAAGTTTTAAACGGAATGAACAACAGAACGAAAGGAAAATCTCAAATGAATTTAGCTATCGAAGATTTACAAATTTTGCACAAAGAATTCGAAGACGATTTTACTGTATTCTTTAAAGATTTACAATATTTCACTAATCAGAAATTAACAGAGTTAACTAAAATTAAGTAATTATCTTTATGCTGATTTTATTTTAACCTTCTTATAATAAAATTAAACTTTATAATAATAAGAACCTAAAATCTATTCTGGTTGCTTAAAATTAATAAATTATGAAAAAAAACATTCTACTTTTTACGCTATCATTATTACTTGTCAATTGTAAATCAGAAATAAAAAAAGAAAAAACCACTGGTTTAATTACTCAAAAAGCAATGGTAGTTACCGCTAGAGAAGAAGCTTCTAAAATTGGTGTAGTTATTTTAAAAAAAGGTGGTAATGCTTTTGACGCAATGGTTGCAACAGAAATGGCCTTAGCAGTTGCTTATCCTTTTGCAGGAAATCTAGGTGGTGGAGGTTTTATGGTTTACAGAAAAAATGATGGTGAAATTGGCGGTTTAGATTATAGAGAAAAAGCACCTTTAGCAGCTACAAAAAACATGTATTTAGATAATGAAGGCAACATCATTGATGGCAAAAGTACAGAAGGAGCAACTGCTATAGGAATTCCAGGAACAGTTGCTGGTGTTTTTGCTGTTCATGAAAAATTTGGAACATTAACTATTAAAGAAATTTTAGAACCTGTAATTCAACTTGCAAAACGAGGTGTAATTGTTACAGATAAACAAGCCAAGAGAATTAAAAATTATAAAGATTTGTTTTTAAAAGTAAATAAAGATGCTATACTTTTTACTAAAAATTGGCAAGAAAATGACTCAATAAAATATCCTGCTTTAGCAGAAACTTTAACTTTAATTCAAAAAAACGGAAAAGATGAATTTTATAAAGGAGAAACAGCAAAACGTTTGGTAAAATTTATTCAAGCAAATGGCGGAATTATCACTTTAGAGGATTTAGCTAAATACGAAGCAAAATGGAGAACTCCTGTAACTTTTACTTATGATGATCTAAAAATAATTTCAATGTCTCCACCTTCTAGCGGTGGTATTTGTTTAGCGCAAATTATGAACGCTTTAGAACCTTTTGATTTAGATAAATTTGGTCATAATAGTACAAAATCTATTCAACTAATTACCGAAGCAGAAAGAAGAGCTTATGCAGATAGAAGTTACTTTTTAGGCGATCCTGATTTTGTAACAATTCCGCAACAAGAATTAATTTCAAAAGCATATTCTAATAAAAGAATGGCAGGTTTTAGTTTTGAAAAAGCAACTAAATCTTCTGATGTTTCACATGGAAATATCGAAATTATAGAAAGTGATGAAACAACACATTATTCTATTGTAGACCAATTTGGCAATGCTGTTTCTGTTACAACAACTCTAAACGGAGCATATGGTTCTAAACTATATTGTTCTGAATTAGGTTTCTTTTTAAACAACGAAATGGATGATTTTTCTAGCAAACCTGGTGTACCAAATATGTTTGGTTTAATTGGTGCAAAAGCCAATGAAATTCAACCAGAAAAAAGAATGTTAAGTTCTATGACACCAACAATTGTAGAAAAAAACAATAAACTTTTTATGGTTGTTGGAACTCCAGGAGGATCAACAATTATAACATCCGTTTTACAAACTATTTTAAATGTGCACGAATATAAAATGGGCATGCAAGAAGCCGTAAATGCAGCAAGATTTCATCATCAATGGTTGCCAGATGTAGTTAAAATGGAACCAAATAGTTTTGATAAAAAAACAATCACCGAACTAGAAAAATTAGGTTATAATATTGATGAAACTACCTCTAGAATTATTGGTAAAGTTTCTGCAATTTTAGTATTGCCTAACGATAATTTAGAAGGCGGCGCAGATAAACGTGGCGATGATACTGCAGTTGGATTTTAAGGGTTTAGGGTTTAGGGTTTAGGGTTTAGGGTTTAGGTAAAACTAAAAAATCTATGACATTTAATGTTCTCGAAACAAAATTCCTAAAAAAAATAACTCAAACTAAAAAACTTTTAAACTTTTAAACTTTTAAACTTTTAAACTTTTAAACTTTTAAACAAAGCTAAAAAATTGAAACCAACAACGAATACCTAACAACAAATACCTAATACCTAAAAATGATACAACCATTTCACTTAGCAATTCCGGTGCAAAATTTAGAAAAATGTAGAACTTTTTACAGAGATATCTTAAACTGTGAAGAAGGAAGAAGTACAGAAAATTGGGTCGATTTTAATTTCTTCGGACATCAATTGGTTATTCATCAAAAAGATGATTTTAAACCGGAAAGAATTTCAAATCCTGTTGATGGACATGATGTTCCTGTTCCGCATTTTGGAGTCGTTTTAACTTGGGAAGATTGGCATGTATTATCAGAAAGATTAAAAGCTGCAAACACAAAATTTGAAATTGAGCCTTGCATCCGTTTTAAAGGAAAAGTGGGAGAACAAGCTACTATGTTTTTTAAAGACCCAGAAAATAATGCTTTAGAATTTAAAGCTTTTCAAGACATGAGCCAATTGTTTGCCAAATAATGCAATTAGTAGAAACTCATATTGTAGAAAAATTAGAAATCCCAATTCGTTTTCAAGAATACGGTGTAGGGATTTTTAATACAATTCCTACAAAATCCGGTATTAAAAAAGCCATTAAAAAAGAACTTATTTTTATTGATGGAATTTTAGCAACAACCTCTAAATATATTTCTGGCGGCGAAAAAATTGAACTTTTTGAATCTGAAAATTCATCACCTTTTGAAAGATTACAACTAGATTTGGAGGTTTTATTTGAAGATGATTATTTAGCTATTATTTATAAACCTGCAGGAATTTTGGTTAGCGGAAATAAATTTGTAACCATTGCAAATGGATTAACACAAAACTTAAAAAAAAGTAATTTATCTGATGCTGTAAAACCTCAACCTATCCACAGATTAGATTATCCAACAAGTGGACTTTTATTAATAGGAAAAACAAGTGCTTCTATTATTGAATTAGGTAAATTATTTAAGAATAAAGAAATACAGAAAACCTATTTTGCAATTTCTATTGGTAAAATGAATTCTGAGGGTTTTATCAATTCTTTTGTTGATAAAAAGGAAGCTTATACAAATTATACCGTTTTACAATCTGTAATATCTAAACGTTTTGAGTTTTTAAATTTGATAAAACTACTGCCTAAAACAGGTAGAAAACATCAATTAAGAAAACATTTATTCTCAATAGGAAATCCTATTTTGGGTGACAAAGAATACTTTTTGGATGACAAAATTTTAAACGGAAAAGGATTGTATTTACACGCTGCTACTTTAGAGTTTATACATCCGTTTACGAAAGAAAAAATATCTATTTCAAAAGAGTTGCCAAAGAAATTTACCAAGATTTTTCCTAAATATTAAAGTAAAAAACATCTCGATACAATTTTTCGAAAATAAAAAATCACTCGATGTGATATTATGTAAATTAAACTGATTGTGAGTAATGTCAGTTCGAGTGAAATTTCTTTTTCAGAAATTTTGTATCGAGAACATTTTAAATTTGAATAACTTCCTTCATCGTTTTAGAAAGTCTGTTTATCAACTCAATCATTTCTTGTTCATTATACGCTGCAAAACCCATTCTTATAGAATTATGCCCAGAATTCGCATTATCATAACGTTGCCACTCGCCTATTTCTAGTTTGTGTTTTTTAGCAATTTCTGATATTGTTTTCCAAGAATATTTTTTATCTAAAGTAATCCAAACTGCCATTCCTCCTTTTGGTTTCTCAAAATTAAAAATAGTTGAAAACTCTTCTTTTAAAAGTTTACAAAACAAATCTCTTCTAGTTTTATAAACTTTCATCACTTTCTTAATGTGTCTGTCTAAATCTCCCGATTTTATAAAATCTTCAAAAGTCAATTCTAACAAAGCATCTCCTTGTCTATCAATAAATCTACGTTGATTTGCTGCTTCATTTACAAATTCTTTTGGTGCAATTACATATCCAACTCTAAAAACTGGCGCAACCGTTTTACAAACAGAGCCAATATAAATTACGTTTCCGTTTATATCATGACTTGCCAAAGGTAAAATTGGCGAATGATTATAATTAAAATCATAATCGTAATCATCTTCTATAATTGCAAAATTGAATTTCTTCGCTAAATTTAATAAATGAATTCTTCTTTCTGCAGATAAAGTAACTGTTGTAGGGTGATGATGATGAGAAGTTACATACACTGCATTTATTGATTTTTGCTTACAAATTTGTTCAATTTCATCGGTTACCAAACCATTTTCATCCACCGAAACTCTTACCAAATTTGTTTTTCTTTGTAAAAAATTAGTATCTGCAGAAGTATAATTTGTCTGTCCTACAATAATGTTATCATTCTCTTGTAACAATAATTTTGCAGATAAAAAAATGCCCATTTGACTTCCTCTGGTAATCAAAACATTGTCTTTATGAATGTTTAATCCACGTGTTTTATTTAAGTAATCTGCCAACGTAATCCGTAATTTTTCATTCCCAAAAAGTGATCCATAAGACATTTCTTTATAAATATCTTTTCTACTACAAATCCGCCTATAAGTTCTTGCCAAATCTTCTGTTGGCGTTAATCTTGCATCAGAAACACCATCATTTAAATACATAAAACCCTCTTTAATTTCTGGCGATATTCTTTCTAAGGATTTGTCTTTATAAAATTGAAATCCAATATTACTTATAGGTAAAATCTCTTTTTTTGATATAAATTCTTGTTGATGTAATTCTGGTAGTTTTGCATTGATAAACGTTCCTTTTTTAGAAATACTTTCTACCCAACCTTGCAACAATAATTCCTCATAACAAGCCACAACCGTTTTTCTGTGTACTTGCAGCATTTCTGACAATGTTCTACTTCCTGGCAACTTTGTTTCTGGTATTAATTTTCGTTCTTTAATCAATGCTATAAATTGATTAGATAACTGTAAATAAAGAGCTTGTTTACTTTTTCTATTTAACTGAAAGCTGGTTTTATATGGAAACATAAACTGGACTATTATTTATTTTAATTCTGGACGATTACAAGAGTCCATAAATATAGTATTTTTGATAAACAAAACAACTAATTATGAATAAAAAAGATTTGCAACCTAAAGAATACCACGAATATTACGCTAGATATATTGATAAAGTAGATGAAAACATCGAATTAAATATTGGTTTTGAAGTTGATAAAAAAATGGTAGTCGACTTTTTTAATACCATTCCTAAAGAAAAACAAGAATTTAGATATCAACCTGAAAAATGGACAATTAAAGAAGTTTTGCAGCATATTATAGATACTGAACGTGTTTTTATCTATCGTTTATTTTGTATTGCCAGAAACGACAAAACTGCTTTTCCTGGATATGAGCAAGATGATTACATAGCACCATCTGAAGCTAATAAAAAATCGATGGAAGACTTAATTGAAGAATTTTCTATCACTCGTTTGTCTTCGTTAAATTTAATTAAAAGTATTTCTAAAGAAAACTTAAAAAATTTAGGAACTGCAAGCGACTCTACAATTTCTGCAAGAGCTTGTGCTTTTATTCTTTTAGGACACAGTGTTTGGCATATAGAAATCATAAAAGAAAGATATTTATAATGTTAGAAATTAGAAGAGCAAATAGTAACGATGCAACACATATTGCTTTGTTAGGTAGAATTACCTACACAGAATCTCATGGAAATTTTATAGAAGACAAACAAAATTTATTAGATTTTTATAAAAAGTATTATGCTGTAGCTCAAATTAAGTCAGAAATAAATGATGAAAATAATTTATTTTGGATTGTTTTTATTGATGAATTACCAATCGGTTTTGCAAAGCTTTCTTTAAATGTAAATTATGCTGATTCTAAAGACACAAATTTCTGTAAATTACAAAGATTGTATATTTTAAATGATTTTATCAACTTAAAAATTGGTTCTCAATTACAAGATCTTATTCTACAAAAAGCAATCGATTTACAATTTAAAACAATTTGGTTAACTGCTTATTATAAAAATATAAAAGGAATTAAATTTTATCAAAAATACGGTTTTAAAGAAGTTGGAAGCATCGATTTTTTTGTAGGAGAAACAAATTATGAAAACTTAATTTTTGCCAAAGAACTATAATTATGGAAGAATATCAAAAATCAAAATTAAATCGTGTTAAAAGAGGTGCAAATAGAGCTACTTATGATGTTGATAAAATCAACACTATTTTAGATGCTGGTTTTTTATGTTATGTAGGTTATATCTACGAAGGAAAACCAATTACAATTCCGATGGCATATGCTAGACAAGATGATAAAATTTACATTCACGGTTCTACTGCAAACCGAATGTTACTTTCTATTTTAGAAAGCGGAGAAACATCAATAACTGTCATGCATTTAGACGGATTGGTTTTGGCTCGTTCTGGTTTTCATCATTCTGTAAATTATAGATCTGTTACGCTGTTTGGAAGTTTACAAAAAGTGGAAGAAGAAGCTGATAAAACCGAAATTTTAAAATGGATTGTCAATCAAATGGTGCCCAATCAATGGGATTCTTTGAGACCGATGAATCAAAAGGAATTAGACAGAACTTTGGTAGTAGAATTTACGATTGAAACTGCTTCTGCAAAAGTAAGAGAAACAGGTGTTGCTGATGAGCCAGAAGATTATAATGAAGATGTTTGGGCAGGAATTGTACCTGTAAAACAAGTCGCAGAATACCCGATTGCAGATAAAGGAAAACCACAGCAAATGGAAATACCAAAACACATTTTAGATTATTATGAAGCCAACAAATAGTTTCTTCTTTTAAAAAATGATATTTTAGCTTCTGATTTTTTAATTTATAAAAATGAAGAAGCTTTTTAAATTTATCGGAATTATATTATTACTTATAATTGCTGCTATTACTATTTATTATTTTGTAAATAATGAAGCTTTACCAAAAGGTAAAAAAGGAAAAGAAGCTGAGGCTTTGGCAACTAAAATGTTTGATGCATTAAACCATGAAGCTTATGAAAATACCGAAGTTTTAAAATGGAGTTTTAGAAACGAACACCACTATACTTGGTATAAAAAAGAAAATATTGTACATATTTCTTGGGCGCAATACAAAGTAACGCTACACACTAAAGAAATAGAAAAATCTGAAGTTTATATTGATGGTAAACTTACTGACAACAAAGAAATCGTTAAAAAAGCACAAGATTTTTTTAACAACGATTCTTTTTGGTTAATTGCACCTTATAAAATTTTTGATGGTGGTACAGAAAGAAGCATTGTAAAACACGAAGACCAAGATGCACTTTTAATAACTTACACTTCTGGTGGCTCTACTCCAGGTGATTCTTATTTATGGATTTTAGATGAAAACTATTTGCCAACTTCTTTTAAAATGTGGACTTCAATAATTCCTATTGGTGGCGTTTCTGCAACTTGGTCTGATTTAAAAAACACAAAATCTGGTATAAAATTACCTACAAAACATACACTTTCTTTATTTGGATTAGAAATACCAATGGGCAATGTAAAAGCCTATAACGAAAAAGCAGATGTTTTGGCTAATATTGTTTTAAAAGCCATTAAGCATAAAAATTATGAAAATACTCGTTTTATAGAATGGAGTTTTGCTGGTAAACGTTCTTTTAAATGGGATAAAGAAAAACATATTGTAGATGTTTCTTGGGATACAATTCGTGTAAATTTACATCCGCAGGAAAAAGAAAAAAGTACGGTTTTTTACAATGAAAAAAAGCAAGAAATTGCTGATACTAAAATTGTAAAAAGAGCTTGGGATATTTTTAATAACGATTCTTTTTGGTTAGTTGCTCCGCATAAATTATTTGATTACGGAACTATTAGAAATATTGTTTCTATTAATAATAAAAACGCCCTAAAAGTTACTTACACAACTGGTGGCTCAACTCCTGGAGATTCATATATTTGGATTTTAGACGAAAATAACATTCCTAAAAGTTATAAAATGAATGTTCCAAGTATGAAAATGAATGGCGTAAATGCTACTTGGCAAGATTGGATTACAACAGAAAGTGGCACATTATTACCAACAAATCACACATTTGATAGCGGAAAAAAATTAAGCATGGGAGACGTAAAAGCATACAACTAATGACCTCAAAACATATTTCAAACGGAATTTTAAGAGCGCTTGCAATTGTCGTAGGAATTTTACTTTTATTGTATTTTTTAGTAAAAATTCAATCTGTAATTATCTATATTATTATTGCTGCTGTTTTATCATTAATCGGTAGACCTATAATTTTATTTTTAAGAAATAAATTAAAATTTCCAAACACAATTGCGGTAATTTCTACAATGATATTAATGCTTAGTTTATTAACTGGTTTAGTGGTTTTGTTTATTCCTTTAGTTTTAGAACAAGGAAAAAGTTTATCGCTACTAGAAGTAGATGTTTTACAAGCAAAAATTCAAGATATTTTTAATCAAATTACAGCTTATTTTTCATCAAAAGGAATAGATGTTTTGCAAAAATTTGAAAACTTTGATTTTGTTTCTCAATTTAAAACAATTCCTAATATTTTAAACTCAATAATTGGCGCCTTAGGTTCTTTAAGTGTAGGATTATTATCTGTTTTGTTTATTTCATTTTTTCTGATGAAAGACAGTCAATTACTTAAAAAAGGATTGCTAACACTAATGCCAAGTAATAATTCTGAGGGCAGATTCTCTAAATCTTTAGAAACTATAAACAATTTACTGTCAAGGTATTTTATTGGCTTAATTTTTCAAATTACAATTCTGTTTGTTATTTATACAATTATTTTATTAATTTTCGGAATTTCAAACGCTGTTGTCATCGCTTTTTTATGCGCTTTGTTAAACTTAATTCCTTATGTTGGTCCATTAATTGGTGGTATTTTAATGTTTTTCTTATCAATGACAAGTAACATTGGTTTAGATTTTCAATCAGAAATTTTACCAACTTCTTTATGGATTTTATTTTGCTACGGATTGGCACAATTATTAGATAATTTTGTAAGTCAGCCAGTAATTTTTTCTAGAACAACAAAATCTCATCCTTTAGAAATTTTTTTAATAATTGTTATTTGTGGAATTTTATTTGGTGTTGTAGGTATGATAACTGCTGTACCATTATATACTGCTTTAAAAGTGATTTTAAAAGAATTTTTATCAGAAAATAAAATTGTAAAATCCTTAACGAAAGATATTTAACAGAATTTGAAATTAGCTATTTTACAACCAGAAGTTCAGCAATTTATTGTTGATAATTTAAAGTCAGATATTACAAAACTGATTTTAAAAGGAAGTCCTTTTGATAAAATTTCTACACAAGAATTGGCGAATCAAATTGTTGCAAAACAAAAATCTGAACATAAATTAGCTACTTGGTTTGCTACAGAAAATATTTATTATCCGCCAAAAATTAGCATTGAACAAACCTCATCAGAAATTACTGCAAATTACAAATCTAATCTCGTAAAAGGAGATTCAATAATAGATATTACAGGTGGTTTTGGTGTAGATTGTTTTTATTTTTCCAAGCAATTTAAAAGTGTTTTTCATTGTGAGATAAATAAGGAGTTATCAACAATTGTAAAGCATAATTATCAACAATTAAAAGTAGAAAATATTGATACTTTTTCTGGTGATGGAATTGATTTTCTTAAAAAATCAGCTCAAACTTTCGATTGTATTTATATAGATCCATCAAGAAGAAATGATATAAAAGGAAAAGTTTTTTTACTAAAAGATTGCTTGCCAAATGTGCCAGAAATTATCGATTTTCTTTTTTCTAAAAGCAATCAAATTCTTATTAAAAACTCACCTATTTTAGATATTTCAAGTGCAATATCAGAATTAAAATTTGTAAAAGAAATTCATGTAATTGCTATAAAAAATGAAGTAAAAGAAGTGCTTTTTTTATTAGAAAAAAACTACGATAAAAGCATCAAAATAAAAACCATCAATAGTATAAATAACAATGCACAGCAATTTGAATTTAATCTTAATGAAGTTATAACTTCAAATTATGCAGAACCTCTTACCTATTTGTATGAACCAAATGCTGCTATTTTAAAATCTGGTGCATTTCATCAAATAGCAACACAATTAAATATCTTTAAAATTCATCAACATTCACATTTATATACATCAGAAAAATTAATTGATTTTCCTGGAAGATGTTTTAAAATAATAGCGATTTTAAACTACGATAAGAAAAAAATTAAAAGATTAATACCTACTAATAAAGCCAATATTACTACTAGAAACTTTCCAAAAACTGTTGCCCAAATAAGAAAAGAAACCAATTTAAAAGATGGTGGAAATAGCTATTTATTTTTTACAACAAACATTCAAAATAAATTAATTTGTATTCTTTGTTCTAAAAGTTAAAATCAATTAAAGTAACTAGATTTTAAAAGCTATTACATTTTTAGTAAGTTTGTGTAGAAAGCATTACTTTCATATTTATGCAAACAACATCATATCAAGGTTTAAAATTATCGTTCTCTAATCAGTTAAAAACTGAAGACTTTTTGGTGGTAGAAGCACCGCTTCAAATAAACATTAATAACGAGGCTTATACAGTTGTTATGA
Protein-coding sequences here:
- a CDS encoding AI-2E family transporter — its product is MTSKHISNGILRALAIVVGILLLLYFLVKIQSVIIYIIIAAVLSLIGRPIILFLRNKLKFPNTIAVISTMILMLSLLTGLVVLFIPLVLEQGKSLSLLEVDVLQAKIQDIFNQITAYFSSKGIDVLQKFENFDFVSQFKTIPNILNSIIGALGSLSVGLLSVLFISFFLMKDSQLLKKGLLTLMPSNNSEGRFSKSLETINNLLSRYFIGLIFQITILFVIYTIILLIFGISNAVVIAFLCALLNLIPYVGPLIGGILMFFLSMTSNIGLDFQSEILPTSLWILFCYGLAQLLDNFVSQPVIFSRTTKSHPLEIFLIIVICGILFGVVGMITAVPLYTALKVILKEFLSENKIVKSLTKDI
- a CDS encoding class I SAM-dependent methyltransferase, coding for MKLAILQPEVQQFIVDNLKSDITKLILKGSPFDKISTQELANQIVAKQKSEHKLATWFATENIYYPPKISIEQTSSEITANYKSNLVKGDSIIDITGGFGVDCFYFSKQFKSVFHCEINKELSTIVKHNYQQLKVENIDTFSGDGIDFLKKSAQTFDCIYIDPSRRNDIKGKVFLLKDCLPNVPEIIDFLFSKSNQILIKNSPILDISSAISELKFVKEIHVIAIKNEVKEVLFLLEKNYDKSIKIKTINSINNNAQQFEFNLNEVITSNYAEPLTYLYEPNAAILKSGAFHQIATQLNIFKIHQHSHLYTSEKLIDFPGRCFKIIAILNYDKKKIKRLIPTNKANITTRNFPKTVAQIRKETNLKDGGNSYLFFTTNIQNKLICILCSKS